The genomic DNA ATCTCAGCGACAAATTTATGAGATGGGGGTCATCGTTTTCTAGCCAGGTATGATGCCCTAAACCTCATTTTGGCAATTTATCTTCCATTTTGGGTGTAGGTTTTTTATCTGTGTCTGTGGTATTTTGAAATTGATACCAACATTTAGAAGTTATTAAACGAAAATTCTGATTAGATGGGTTCATAAGCTCACACATTACTCTTCTATTCGCATGTATAATACTCTTATTGAGCTAAGGGAATTCACATTTCAGTCAATTAAATCAAGATTTTGTGTCCAATGTCCCAGATAACAACATCTAGCTGCGTTTATATGCGCTTTTTTGTAGACAAGGATGTTGAAATGGCTTGATTCATGATATCAAAATGCTATTTGTACTATCATTTGCACTAGTTATAAAGGCAGGGGACATTTTTGCCTGACTACCTAGTTTTCTTTTTTGCTTAATCTTTGGTTGTAACTGGCTTGTATTCCTTTGgttattgatcaataaaatttgtGATTAAGCACAATTAGACTTTAGGAGGATGGGGAGAAAGAAACAAGCGCAGTATACTACATACTTGTTTGTTTCTTCGCCATTTCAAACCATTGGGGTTTTTTCACTTTATTCATGGTCCATGTTACCCTAACATCTATGTCCTGTTCAATCCTTTTCACTTGGGAGAAGCCAAAATTTGACACTGTAAACTGGATAAATAATTCAAATAATCATCTTGGTATCTTTATCACTCTTGATCCAGATTGTAACTAGATACTATCTTTTCCTCATACTTTGTGATTGTTGTGTAGATCGTGGAGGACAAAATCACAGGTCGTCCTCGTGGTTTTGCATTTGTGTATTACCAAGATGAACGTGCACTAGAAGATGCACTCATGCATACAATCGGCACAAAGCTTCATGGTCGAGTTCTCAACATAAAAAGGGCGCACCGCAACACGGGAAAAGGTGATTCGGCTATGGTTATAGAGGGAAATCTTGTTGCTATATATGTGGAGAAGGCCATTTTGCAGGAGACCGTCCTGGTTTTGACAGTTGAGGTGATGGTGGGAGCTGTGAAGACAGTTCACACTGCTACAGTTGTGGGAACCTGGCCATTTCGCCCGAGAATGTTATTCATCAAATGCTACAAAATGTTACTGTGATGACAAAGAGTTGCATCCCACATATGGAGAGGCAGCAACACGAACAAAGGCACAATTAAAAGAGACAGCTGGTGTGGCACCTCAGATGAAGGGTCTTTAGAGGGACTGATAATGAATAAGTGGATCCTACCTCTGCAGAGAACCTAACTTTGTTAAGGTTCGCAGCTAAATGTTTGATAGAGACATCCACTGCAACTCCTCATGCAGGTAGTATAAAGAAGGCGGAACCTGCTATTGTTGACATCTTTAGTGATAACGAGAGCAAAGACATGTCTCTGCAGATGGAGAAGACAACGCAAGTCATGGGATTCCCGGTGCCTAACAAATATGTTGCCCTCTACAAAGCAATATATGAAAAACATGGGCATATAGCCACAAAGACGGTCATAAAGAAT from Papaver somniferum cultivar HN1 unplaced genomic scaffold, ASM357369v1 unplaced-scaffold_9996, whole genome shotgun sequence includes the following:
- the LOC113346555 gene encoding uncharacterized protein LOC113346555: MAIDEKYGLYIGNLSPKTTRDDLSDKFMRWGSSFSSQIVEDKITGRPRGFAFVYYQDERALEDALMHTIGTKLHGRVLNIKRAHRNTGKGDSAMVIEGNLVAIYVEKAILQETVLVLTVEVMVGAVKTVHTATVVGTWPFRPRMLFIKCYKMLL